Proteins encoded in a region of the Vicia villosa cultivar HV-30 ecotype Madison, WI linkage group LG5, Vvil1.0, whole genome shotgun sequence genome:
- the LOC131602489 gene encoding B3 domain-containing protein Os04g0386900-like, translated as MSRDEIKPLSGKPYFHVVIAKSHVSPRNVMVPSGKMCQKLPYDATIPTVLNCRGKSWDMTYNGQNKFKQFDTTGWRNFVKDNNLKIGDACVFELMENSEEKIVFEVQILRGGFPGIDECEEEPIFRSKLSGTGESDSPYVIE; from the exons ATGTCAAGGGATGAAATTAAGCCGCTTTCAGGAAAGCCATACTTTCATGTGGTTATTGCAAAATCACACGTTAGTCCTCGAAATGTAATG gtGCCGAGTGGCAAAATGTGCCAAAAACTTCCTTATGACGCAACAATTCCTACTGTTCTCAACTGTCGTGGTAAGAGCTGGGACATGACTTATAATGGGCAAAACAAATTCAAGCAGTTTGATACTACTGGCTGGAGAAACTTTGTTAAAGATAATAATTTGAAGATCGGAGACGCGTGCGTTTTTGAGCTCATGGAAAACAGTGAGGAGAAAATCGTTTTTGAAGTTCAAATTCTTAGAGGCGGATTTCCAGGAATTGATGAGTGTGAAGAAGAGCCGATTTTCAGATCCAAATTGTCTGGTACCGGTGAGAGTGATTCGCCATATGTCATCGAGTAG
- the LOC131602488 gene encoding DNA-damage-repair/toleration protein DRT111, chloroplastic-like, with protein sequence MLGGLYGDLPPPSSAEEDKPTTNVWSSSTKMAPATLRKPSSIFTPPHTLLRSQNKPKISNSKTILSTAPTILAPAVDEVVQPALVGVQSTVLEEYDPARPNDYEEYRREKKRKASEAEMMRELERRREEEEERERERERERKKERERDRDRDRDRDQGDSRLNISGEEAWRRRVGMSAGGSGGGPPRSPSPPGNVDGFTIGKSETGGLGVGAGGQMTAAQRMMAKMGWKEGQGLGKQEQGITTPLMAKKTDRRAGVIVNASDSKSDKKVKSVNINGVPTRVMLLRNMVGPGEVDDELEDEVGSECAKYGTVTRVLIFEITEPNFPTDEAVRIFVQFERSEETTKALVDLDGRYFGGRIVRATFYDEDKFSKNELAPMPGEIPGFT encoded by the exons ATGCTGGGTGGGTTATACGGCGACTTACCTCCACCTTCTTCCGCCGAAGAAGACAAACCCACCACCAATGTCTGGTCCAGCAGCACCAAAATGGCCCCCGCCACTCTCCGTAAACCCTCCTCTATTTTCACTCCTCCTCATACTCTTCTCAGATCCCAAAACAAACCTAAAATCTCCAATTCCAAAACGATTCTCTCCACGGCGCCGACGATACTCGCTCCGGCGGTGGACGAGGTGGTGCAGCCGGCTCTGGTGGGTGTGCAGTCGACGGTGTTGGAAGAGTATGATCCAGCAAGGCCTAATGATTATGAAGAGTATCGgagggagaagaagaggaaggctAGCGAGGCGGAGATGATGAGGGAGCTGGAGAGACGGCGGGAGGAGGaggaagagagggagagagaaagggaaagagagagaaaaaaagaaagagaaagagatagGGATAGGGATAGAGATAGGGATCAGGGTGATTCGAGATTGAATATTTCAGGTGAGGAAGCGTGGAGGAGGCGTGTGGGGATGAGTGCTGGTGGAAGTGGAGGGGGGCCGCCGAGGTCGCCGTCTCCGCCGGGGAATGTGGATGGATTTACTATTGGAAAGTCGGAGACGGGAGGGTTGGGGGTTGGTGCTGGTGGGCAGATGACTGCTGCTCAGAGGATGATGGCGAAGATGGGGTGGAAAGAAGGGCAGGGGCTTGGGAAACAGGAGCAAGGGATTACTACTCCTTTGATGGCGAAGAAAACGGATAGACGAGCCGGGGTTATTGTCAATGCTAGTGACAGTAAGTCAGATAAGAAAGTCAAGAGTGTTAACATCAATGGGGTTCCTACCAGAGTGATGCTGCTTAGAAATATG GTGGGGCCTGGTGAGGTAGATGATGAGCTGGAAGATGAGGTAGGATCAGAATGCGCCAAGTATGGAACAGTAACCCGAGTTCTGATATTTGAGATAACAGAGCCAAATTTTCCTACCGACGAAGCAGTAAGAATCTTTGTGCAGTTTGAGAGATCCGAAGAAACTACTAAAGCGCTTGTTGACCTTGATGGTCGATACTTTGGAGGTAGAATAGTGCGTGCCACATTTTATGATGAGGATAAGTTTAGCAAGAATGAGTTAGCTCCGATGCCTGGAGAAATTCCTGGATTCACCTAG
- the LOC131607338 gene encoding uncharacterized protein LOC131607338 — MEGTLLPLSSPSTSSSKLNHRFCLPSSLLNHHRYSHFPKFLPKPKIDTATSLHLPLRCSLRGSTLALDRDQASVSGTPDSGLPKVDKTGRFCSPRAARELSLSIIYASCLEGLDPVRLFERRMNERREIGYEFNKEKLLEYNHMIFGGPPAVVETDEEENELLRNIELEAAIEEEVLAAPPKLVYSRLILRFTRKLLVAVRDRWDSHVPVINKVIPPNWQNEPAGKILELSILHLAMSEIAMLDTRHQIVINEAVDLAKRFCDGAAPRIINGCLRTFYRELELEASKNRV; from the exons ATGGAGGGAACCTTACTCCCCCTCTCTTCACCTTCAACCTcatcttccaaactcaaccaccGTTTTTGTCTCCCCTCTTCGCTACTCAACCACCACCGTTACTCTCACTTCCCCAAATTCCTTCCCAAACCAAAAATCGACACCGCAACTTCACTACATCTCCCTCTTCGATGCTCTCTCCGTGGCTCCACTCTCGCACTTGACCGAGACCAAGCTTCCGTCTCCGGAACACCTGATAGCGGTTTGCCTAAAGTTGACAAAACCGGCCGGTTTTGTAGTCCCAGAGCCGCCAGAGAACTTTCTCT gtCTATAATTTATGCGTCTTGCTTGGAGGGTTTGGACCCGGTTCGGCTGTTTGAGAGAAGGATGAATGAGCGCCGag AGATTGGATATGAATTCAACAAGGAAAAGTTGTTGGAGTATAATCACATGATATTTGGAGGGCCACCTGCTGTTGTTGAAACtgatgaagaagaaaatgaacttcTAAGGAACATTGAACTCGAGGCTGCAATTG AAGAAGAAGTCCTTGCAGCTCCCCCAAAGCTGGTTTATAGCAGACTGATTTTGAG GTTCACCAGGAAACTATTGGTTGCTGTCAGGGATAGATGGGACAGTCATGTCCCTGTTATTAATAAAGTTATCCCACCAAATTGGCAG AATGAACCAGCAGGGAAGATTTTAGAGCTTTCTATTCTTCACTTGGCAATGTCTGAAATAGCCATGCTAGATACCAGACACCAAATTGTCATTAATGAG GCGGTGGATCTGGCTAAACGGTTCTGTGATGGAGCAGCCCCTCGTATCATTAATGGCTGTCTGCGTACATTTTACCGAGAACTGGAGCTCGAGGCATCAAAAAATAGGGTTTAG